The DNA segment AAAGTGGACCTACTCCAAAACTTTCCTCCCCATAAATATCTCTTCTTTATAAAAGGAAATTCTTCAAATAATTTATAACCACTAATCCCTTTAATTAATTGCACGCATTTCATTACTCCATATCTTGGATTGCAATTTATAATCATATGGACATGATCTTTATCAGTTTCAATTTCTTCAATTAAAAAATCATGTATTTTTGCAATTTCATAACATATTTCTTTTAACCTATTAGCTACATTACTTAATAAAATTGAACGACGATATTTCGGACAAAATACCACATGATAACAGCATCTATAAACTAAATGCGATGAAGAATAATATTTATTATTTTCTCTATAGTGTTTCATTAGTCACTTCCTTATATTCGGCAATTCCTCTGCACAAGCTAAAGCTTGGCAGTTACCTTGCCATTTTCCTTATGTATTATTTTACGCATGTCAGATTTTGGGTGTTTTATTATTAACAATTTTAGCATTATATTGGTTATATAGTTCAATAAAATCTATTCATAAAGATTTAAACTGTGAAACAATAGATTATAAAAATATATTAATTCCCTGTATTTTATCACATATTTTAGTAACAGGATTGTTTGCAAAATTATTTCAATATTTTTAAACTAAGACACTATAAAGTACTGTTTTTCATATTTTTGTTTTCTAATACTATATTTATTTATAATAATTAATGCACAACTAATATTTTAAGGATTTTTACTGTCATATTTTGATTTTTTCATATATATAAATAAATGAGGTGCTATATATGATTATCAGGAAGCGATATTGTGATAATGAAAAAAGTAAATTCCAACAGATGTAAAAGAAACAGGATATTTTACCGCATGTTCATTTGACTAAACAACAATAAGTATAGAAATTGATGTTTTAGTGTTTTAATTTGTAGAATAATATTCTAAATGATTCAAGGGTTCCTTGTATTATTAAACTGATATGAATTTATACCTAACAACACAAAACCTCTAGTATGATTACTAGAGGTTAAACTTTTTTATATTTTAAATGTTAGTTTAATTCTTTTTAGTTTTACAATTTAAAATTTTGTTTATAATTGTAGGGATAGCTTTTAGTATTGATTCTGCTTTTGTTTCTTTTTATCTGTTTTACACTATTCATTTGTATTTTTATTATCAACACTATCTATATTATCTGGTAGTAATCCTATTAGCACACTTAATAAGATCGTAACGCTAAATATAGTAGTTATTTTACTTAATAGACATGCTAGTTGGCTCGTCCAATGATTAGCAATTATATTCTCAGCACAAAAAGTTAAAAAAGTTGAGATAGTATAATATATAAGTTGCCAACTTGTAATATTTTCTTTTTGTAAATTACAATGAAAGAAATCATTATTAACAACAAATAATGTATAATTAGTATAATAACCAATACTTATAAATGCAATTATAATTAACATACCTATAATAAATAGACTAAAGAATTGATTTAAAATAGGTATAGATTTATCCTTTAATATGTTATAACGATATATTAATAAACTATATAACACTTTGCAAATTAAAATATATGCTATAAATATTATCATCATGAATATTGCATACTCTATTGTATTATACTTAGGTATTCCAATGTGTACTCCAATAGTTAAAATGATTAGGAATAAATATACTAATATCAATAGATGTAATTCTCTACTTTTTAAAATTGGATTCTTTTTGCGTTCAAGCCAGTCGCATAATTCATTTATAGGAAATATTAAAATTAATATTAAAAATATTGATAAAATTATAATATAAATATTATAAAATTTCAATGTTTTTAATATATATAATAACATCATAGGTAAACCTATAATAAATATAAACGAAATAGAAGTAGATCCTTTATTATCTAATAATATAGGCGTACTAAATTTATTGGTGGTTTCTGGAGCATAAGCTTCTTTTTTAACTTCTATATCGTTAGGTAAAAATTTGTATATAATCAAATCAAGTGGTATTAAAAGGATGCATAACAACCATATCGCCTTACTATATATTCCCATATATGAAATTCTCCTATTATAACTATGTATATGAAATTTATTTATATTAGTATTACAATAATTAAATTTACAAATATTTATATATTTAATCCAAATAACAAAGTTGTCTTGTGTATTCTTATTATGCAATAAATATAATATTATTTTTAAAATTAAATTATGACTTATTAAGTATATACGTTTATGTCATATAAAGTCAATAAGTGAATTAATTTCATAATATTCAGTATATGTTTGTAATTATATGACATATGTAGTTTAAATTATCTTAACATACTTAGAACTCACATATCCACCATTTTCCCCAAAATAAATAGATAGCCATTCTCCATAGTTTTTAAATATATGTACCTTTTCACCTTTTAACAATTTACCAATTTTCTTACTATTGATACCAGCACCATCT comes from the Clostridium botulinum genome and includes:
- the tnpA gene encoding IS200/IS605 family transposase is translated as MKHYRENNKYYSSSHLVYRCCYHVVFCPKYRRSILLSNVANRLKEICYEIAKIHDFLIEEIETDKDHVHMIINCNPRYGVMKCVQLIKGISGYKLFEEFPFIKKRYLWGGKFWSRSTFVATVGSVSLDVVKRYIENQGK